The Streptomyces sp. NL15-2K genome contains a region encoding:
- a CDS encoding IclR family transcriptional regulator translates to MPTSNEPGRSSTSRVFAILHACRSSAAPMTLTEISRRSGIPVATAYRLSRELIAEGALERNDDGSLQIGMGLWELGSAAPRQRGLRRAARPVMQSLAGHTHMVVHLAVAGHHQAVCVEKVAGPRAVTNVAQVAGGLPLHATGVGKVILAYSDDPGVCGVLQCTSLRRYTARTIAGPGRLAAELAGVRDAQVGYSRGELTVGTASVAAPVFDAEGRFVAALGVLAPEAEELDRLAPEVRRAADAISLRLPAHA, encoded by the coding sequence ATGCCAACCTCGAATGAGCCGGGCCGCAGCAGCACGAGCCGTGTTTTCGCGATTCTGCACGCCTGCCGAAGCAGCGCCGCCCCGATGACGCTCACGGAAATCTCACGCCGGTCGGGGATCCCGGTGGCGACCGCCTACCGACTGTCACGGGAGCTGATAGCCGAGGGCGCCCTGGAGCGGAACGACGACGGTAGCCTCCAGATCGGAATGGGGCTGTGGGAACTGGGCTCCGCCGCACCGCGACAGCGTGGCCTGCGCCGCGCGGCACGCCCGGTCATGCAGTCCCTGGCGGGCCATACCCACATGGTCGTTCACTTGGCCGTCGCCGGCCATCACCAGGCCGTGTGCGTCGAGAAGGTCGCCGGGCCCCGGGCGGTCACGAATGTGGCGCAGGTGGCCGGCGGCCTCCCGCTGCATGCGACCGGCGTGGGAAAGGTGATCCTGGCCTACTCGGACGACCCGGGGGTCTGCGGCGTCCTGCAGTGCACGTCGCTGCGCCGGTACACGGCACGGACCATCGCCGGTCCCGGTCGGCTGGCAGCCGAGTTGGCCGGGGTGCGGGATGCGCAAGTCGGTTACTCGCGGGGTGAGTTGACAGTCGGAACGGCATCGGTCGCCGCGCCTGTCTTCGACGCCGAGGGCCGGTTCGTCGCGGCGCTCGGCGTTCTGGCACCCGAAGCGGAGGAATTGGACCGGCTGGCACCCGAGGTGCGCAGAGCCGCGGATGCCATCTCGCTGCGCCTTCCCGCCCACGCCTGA
- a CDS encoding nuclear transport factor 2 family protein, which translates to MTHSPTLPPAATPGEAPTVELAEAAWLEAMTAGPDPMRPLLHPECVVVHSPVGRIDGVDAFLEHTARMGRITEIEAFDVTVQRFDGVAIVSCLQEMHIVYIPDATPFVVQAAVTRVWVPDGDGWLLAHMQLARRQPPG; encoded by the coding sequence GTGACCCATTCCCCCACTCTCCCGCCGGCCGCAACGCCCGGGGAAGCCCCCACTGTCGAGCTGGCGGAAGCCGCATGGCTCGAAGCCATGACCGCCGGACCGGATCCGATGCGCCCCCTGCTGCACCCGGAATGCGTCGTCGTGCACTCCCCGGTGGGACGTATCGACGGCGTGGATGCCTTCCTCGAGCACACGGCCCGTATGGGCAGGATCACCGAGATCGAGGCATTCGACGTCACTGTGCAGCGATTCGACGGAGTGGCGATCGTCAGCTGCCTGCAGGAGATGCACATCGTCTACATCCCCGATGCCACGCCGTTCGTCGTCCAGGCGGCGGTCACGCGGGTGTGGGTGCCGGACGGAGACGGCTGGCTGCTCGCCCACATGCAGCTGGCGCGCCGTCAGCCGCCCGGATGA
- a CDS encoding TetR/AcrR family transcriptional regulator → MIDKDEHTPDSAGQRKRHRRSADPRRRHDPERTRQSIMDAANEEFGKHGFKGARVERIAAAAGVNHSLITYHFGSKKGLYDALTERWITKGATMMGGAEPFAEIVRDYVRWEHDDKLQIIRTLVRAELDGKPPPPDAWANRLLDVVAETRKRQDRGEIRADLDAGALTLAFFAATIAPEVLPQLAATVTGEDPASAEFLDRYAEQLARVLYALAEVPRAGAGEPDDPPRGIEEAQGGDQPSS, encoded by the coding sequence GTGATCGACAAGGACGAGCACACCCCTGACTCCGCAGGGCAGCGCAAGCGGCATCGGCGCTCGGCCGATCCCCGCCGCCGGCACGATCCGGAACGCACCCGCCAGAGCATCATGGACGCGGCGAACGAGGAGTTCGGCAAGCACGGCTTCAAGGGGGCACGTGTCGAGCGGATCGCCGCCGCGGCCGGAGTGAACCACTCGCTGATCACCTATCACTTCGGCAGCAAGAAGGGCCTCTACGACGCCCTCACCGAGCGCTGGATCACCAAGGGCGCGACCATGATGGGCGGCGCGGAGCCGTTCGCCGAGATCGTCCGGGACTATGTGCGCTGGGAACACGACGACAAGTTGCAGATCATACGGACGCTGGTCCGTGCCGAGCTCGACGGCAAACCCCCTCCTCCCGACGCATGGGCGAACCGCCTGCTCGACGTCGTCGCCGAAACCCGGAAAAGGCAGGACAGGGGCGAGATCCGCGCCGATCTCGATGCCGGCGCGCTGACGCTCGCGTTCTTCGCCGCGACGATCGCGCCGGAAGTGCTGCCGCAGCTGGCCGCCACCGTCACCGGCGAGGATCCGGCCTCTGCCGAGTTCCTCGACCGCTACGCCGAGCAGCTGGCGCGCGTGCTCTACGCGCTCGCCGAAGTCCCCCGAGCAGGGGCCGGGGAGCCGGATGATCCCCCTCGGGGCATCGAAGAGGCGCAGGGCGGGGATCAGCCCAGCAGCTGA
- a CDS encoding alpha/beta hydrolase, which translates to MVRDIVFGRAEGAEGEIELQMDLYLPEPSHGPAPLIVWLSGAAWRMQRRGDGPRLTRMFAQRGYAMADIDYRSSAVATWPAQFDDVTAALRHLLRIAEQYDLDADAIGLWGRSAGAHLALLAAFAGARPDRGDAPAVRAVVASYPATDLVPMAEDAIPGGILGDKDPDDPARGLLGGPPADLPDIARAASPVHQVGPGVPPVLLLHGDEDLHIGHRQSRRLFDALVAADAEAHLLLVHGADHGLLNTAAWENHESPFRATMWSSGDAAGTGKKDVPLTPGLIERFFDRHLRDEPWYA; encoded by the coding sequence GTGGTCCGCGACATCGTGTTCGGCCGCGCGGAAGGCGCCGAAGGCGAGATCGAGCTCCAGATGGACCTGTACCTGCCGGAGCCGTCGCACGGGCCGGCACCTCTGATCGTGTGGTTGTCCGGGGCCGCCTGGCGGATGCAGCGACGAGGCGACGGACCACGGCTGACGCGCATGTTCGCGCAGCGGGGCTACGCGATGGCCGACATCGACTACCGGTCCAGCGCGGTCGCGACCTGGCCCGCGCAGTTCGACGACGTGACCGCCGCGCTGCGCCATCTGCTCCGGATCGCGGAGCAGTACGACCTCGACGCGGACGCGATCGGCCTGTGGGGCCGCTCGGCGGGGGCACATCTGGCGCTGCTCGCTGCTTTCGCCGGGGCACGGCCGGATCGCGGCGACGCACCCGCCGTGCGGGCGGTCGTCGCGAGTTACCCGGCGACCGACCTGGTACCCATGGCCGAGGACGCCATCCCCGGCGGCATCCTCGGCGACAAGGATCCGGACGACCCGGCCCGGGGTCTGCTCGGCGGGCCTCCCGCGGACCTGCCCGACATCGCCCGCGCGGCCAGTCCGGTTCACCAGGTCGGCCCGGGTGTCCCGCCGGTCCTGCTGCTGCACGGTGATGAGGACCTGCACATCGGCCACCGCCAGAGCCGCAGGCTGTTCGACGCGCTGGTCGCCGCGGACGCCGAGGCACACCTCCTCCTGGTCCACGGCGCCGACCACGGGCTCCTCAACACCGCGGCCTGGGAGAACCACGAGTCGCCGTTCCGCGCCACGATGTGGTCGTCGGGTGACGCGGCGGGCACCGGGAAAAAGGACGTTCCCCTCACCCCTGGTCTCATCGAGCGGTTCTTCGACCGGCACCTGCGCGATGAGCCCTGGTACGCCTGA
- a CDS encoding SDR family oxidoreductase, with product MAGRLAGRIAVVTGGSVGIGQEIARKLSSEGADIAVADVDAANDTQRIVEGNGRRFFSAKVDISDEAQVNAFAPEVRDALGRVDIVVNNAGIVPFADIDDVTFEQWSRVFAVNVNGAFLTAKAFLEDLRQSQAGRVINITSGSYWVSPPPFVAYISSKGALNGFTHVLAANLAKHDVTVNAVAPGLVPTAKALQSAGEAFFDMTVQMQNLKRRQTTADVANTVAFLATDEAAFITGQILAVDGGLTRR from the coding sequence ATGGCGGGACGTCTGGCGGGAAGAATTGCCGTGGTGACCGGCGGTAGTGTCGGGATCGGTCAGGAGATCGCCCGGAAGCTGTCGTCCGAAGGCGCCGATATCGCGGTCGCCGATGTGGACGCGGCGAACGATACGCAGCGGATTGTCGAAGGGAACGGCCGCCGGTTCTTCAGCGCGAAGGTCGACATCTCCGACGAGGCACAGGTGAATGCCTTCGCCCCGGAGGTCCGGGATGCGCTGGGCCGCGTCGACATCGTCGTGAACAACGCGGGCATCGTGCCCTTCGCCGACATCGACGACGTGACGTTCGAGCAGTGGAGCCGAGTTTTCGCGGTCAACGTGAACGGAGCCTTCCTGACGGCGAAGGCTTTTCTCGAGGACCTCAGGCAGTCCCAGGCCGGCCGGGTGATCAACATAACGTCCGGGAGTTACTGGGTGAGCCCGCCGCCGTTCGTCGCGTACATCTCTTCAAAGGGCGCCCTCAACGGGTTCACCCACGTGCTGGCGGCGAACCTGGCGAAACACGATGTCACGGTCAACGCGGTCGCCCCCGGTCTGGTCCCGACCGCCAAGGCCCTCCAGAGCGCCGGGGAGGCCTTCTTCGACATGACCGTACAGATGCAGAACCTGAAGCGGCGGCAGACGACGGCGGACGTCGCCAACACAGTGGCCTTCCTGGCCACCGACGAAGCCGCGTTCATCACCGGCCAGATCCTCGCCGTCGACGGAGGACTCACGCGCCGTTGA
- a CDS encoding oxidoreductase, producing the protein MKSTWNISQMPDLTGRTAVVTGANSGLGVPTAQALGKAGAHVVLAVRDLDKGREAAATVPGSHEVRHLDLADLSSVRQFAASWDGDLDLLINNAGVMMAPEGRTRDGFETHFGINHLGHFALTNLLLPHITDRVVTVSAAAHQWVSGINFDNLDLNGAYNAREAYGQSKLANLLFTLELQRRLSEIGSPVRALAAHPGLAATNLLRTPKPVLRMFIRLVAQDAEAGALPTLFAATQDLPGASYVGPNGFSGMRGGPTLVSPTAAASDPAAAERLWALSEELTGTSFLMSA; encoded by the coding sequence ATGAAAAGCACCTGGAACATCAGCCAGATGCCCGACCTGACCGGCCGCACCGCAGTCGTCACCGGCGCGAACAGCGGTCTGGGCGTCCCTACGGCTCAGGCCCTGGGCAAGGCCGGCGCGCATGTGGTGCTCGCCGTGCGCGACCTCGACAAAGGCAGGGAGGCCGCGGCCACGGTCCCTGGTAGCCACGAGGTCCGCCATCTCGACCTCGCCGACCTTTCATCGGTGCGTCAGTTCGCCGCCTCCTGGGACGGCGATCTGGACCTGCTGATCAACAACGCGGGCGTGATGATGGCGCCGGAGGGGCGCACCAGGGACGGCTTCGAGACGCATTTCGGCATCAACCACCTCGGCCACTTCGCGCTCACCAATCTGCTGCTGCCGCACATCACCGACCGCGTCGTGACGGTCTCCGCCGCTGCGCACCAGTGGGTGAGCGGAATCAACTTCGACAACCTGGACCTCAACGGCGCCTACAACGCCCGGGAGGCATACGGCCAGTCCAAGCTGGCAAACCTGCTCTTCACGCTCGAGTTGCAGCGGCGGCTCAGCGAGATCGGATCACCTGTGCGTGCGCTCGCCGCGCATCCCGGCCTCGCGGCGACAAATCTGCTGCGCACCCCAAAACCGGTGCTGCGCATGTTCATCCGCTTGGTCGCGCAGGATGCCGAGGCCGGTGCCCTGCCGACGCTCTTCGCCGCGACCCAGGATCTTCCTGGTGCGAGTTACGTCGGGCCGAACGGCTTCTCGGGGATGCGCGGCGGCCCCACCCTGGTCAGCCCTACCGCTGCCGCGAGCGATCCGGCGGCGGCCGAACGCCTGTGGGCGCTGTCCGAGGAACTGACCGGCACGAGCTTCCTCATGAGTGCTTAG
- a CDS encoding cytochrome P450, whose product MTLPHLAPYDPLDPAHNADPAARLAEARDRCPVSQPRPGVHFLTLHDDVRDILTAHEAYSSIDNFALEGGARTADLPAATITMLDPPDHTALRARLRRWFAPAVVRKQEPRVRDIVTDVLDAWQPGQKAEIYHDLARQVPTRVVYAFLGLPEEDWDRLQQWADAIDDVIPQVSIDMPEFVALTRYLGEQFAALAAAPATGEGVLDGLAHPADGEPPLTPVEAVIHAFQLIVAATDTTASLITNLLHELLADRSHWERLLADRSLIPTAIEESLRHDAPLQYVLRTVTQEREISGCPVEPGDRLAVSLQSANWDDRAWGADAADYSLDRPAGQATPMAFGYGIHTCLGAPLARLQARVVLEQLLERFPKLRLAPGYRREPAPGLVMVRRPARVDVVL is encoded by the coding sequence GTGACTCTGCCGCACCTCGCTCCCTACGATCCGCTCGACCCCGCCCACAATGCCGATCCCGCGGCCCGGCTCGCGGAGGCCCGCGACCGCTGCCCGGTGTCCCAGCCACGCCCCGGCGTGCACTTTCTCACTCTCCATGACGACGTACGGGACATCCTCACCGCCCATGAGGCGTACTCGTCCATCGACAACTTCGCCCTGGAAGGCGGTGCCAGGACAGCCGACCTGCCTGCGGCGACGATCACCATGCTGGACCCGCCCGACCACACGGCGCTGCGCGCCCGTCTCAGGCGCTGGTTCGCTCCCGCCGTGGTCCGCAAGCAGGAACCACGCGTCCGCGACATCGTGACCGATGTCCTCGACGCGTGGCAGCCCGGCCAGAAGGCCGAGATCTACCACGACCTGGCCCGTCAGGTACCGACCCGTGTGGTGTACGCCTTCCTCGGTCTGCCGGAGGAGGACTGGGACCGCCTGCAACAGTGGGCCGACGCGATCGACGACGTCATCCCACAGGTGTCGATCGACATGCCGGAGTTCGTGGCACTCACCCGCTACCTCGGAGAGCAGTTCGCCGCCCTGGCTGCCGCCCCGGCCACCGGGGAGGGTGTCCTGGACGGTCTCGCGCACCCCGCTGACGGCGAGCCGCCGCTCACCCCGGTCGAGGCCGTCATTCACGCCTTCCAGCTGATCGTGGCCGCCACGGACACCACTGCCAGTCTGATCACCAACCTCCTCCACGAACTACTGGCGGACCGCAGCCACTGGGAACGGCTGCTCGCCGACCGGTCCCTCATCCCCACGGCGATCGAAGAGTCGCTGCGCCACGACGCACCCCTGCAGTACGTGCTGCGCACCGTGACGCAGGAGCGGGAGATCTCCGGCTGCCCCGTCGAACCCGGCGACCGCCTGGCTGTCAGCCTCCAGTCGGCCAACTGGGACGATCGGGCCTGGGGCGCCGACGCCGCCGACTACTCTCTCGACCGCCCGGCGGGACAGGCCACTCCCATGGCCTTCGGCTACGGCATCCACACCTGCCTCGGCGCACCACTGGCCCGGTTGCAGGCCCGCGTCGTCCTGGAGCAGCTGCTGGAACGCTTCCCCAAGCTGCGGCTCGCTCCCGGTTATCGCCGTGAGCCCGCTCCGGGCCTGGTCATGGTCCGCCGCCCGGCTCGGGTCGACGTCGTGCTCTGA
- a CDS encoding ferredoxin reductase, which produces MTWTEAVVVSHFLMTPDIAVIDLAPVEGTEFPAYTAGAHIDVRTDSGPVRQYSLCGPPEYGHYRLAVLNEPGSRGGSRAMHALNVGDRLRISAPRNRFPLVTARRHLLFAGGIGITPCWR; this is translated from the coding sequence GTGACGTGGACGGAAGCGGTGGTCGTCTCTCACTTCCTGATGACCCCCGATATCGCGGTGATCGACCTCGCCCCGGTGGAGGGAACCGAGTTCCCGGCCTACACCGCCGGCGCGCACATCGATGTCCGGACCGACTCCGGACCGGTCCGCCAGTACTCACTGTGCGGGCCGCCCGAGTACGGCCACTACCGCCTGGCCGTACTCAACGAGCCGGGCTCCCGCGGCGGTTCGCGGGCGATGCACGCGCTCAACGTGGGCGACCGGCTACGGATCTCGGCACCGCGCAACCGCTTCCCCCTCGTCACGGCCCGCCGGCACCTGCTGTTCGCCGGCGGGATCGGCATCACCCCCTGCTGGCGATGA
- a CDS encoding cytochrome P450, which produces MSSHDTTATVGPEAPHCPYPLYARLRTRGVTFVEEVNAFMVTRAEDIDTVLRDVETFSSCDALGLPPPEPGNGPAETGFYLVTSDPPEHSRRRRLAHRAFTSGRIARFEPQMRAMSVELIEGLRGRAEVDFVADFAVKLPIAVISTVLGVPEADTAAMRRLSEKVLSFLNEAPDPVGFMRACEEFGALLAPALEAAAGVEQESTILHTIAASGLDAQDATRFVIELLFAGNVTTADVISSSTRMLAEDPRLADRLRQDPSRLTTFLEESLRLESPVQGLYRTATRDTELGGTPIPAGARLLVSFGAGNRDPKLAERPDEIDLDRVSPHSHLAFGRGEHTCLGHALARLEARTALEVLLGTVRRFELAVPPDQLDYQPDLHARHLRSLPLRLYWS; this is translated from the coding sequence ATGTCCAGCCATGACACGACTGCCACAGTCGGGCCCGAGGCCCCGCACTGTCCGTACCCGCTGTACGCCCGGCTGCGGACGCGAGGAGTGACCTTCGTCGAGGAGGTCAACGCCTTCATGGTCACTCGGGCGGAGGACATCGACACGGTGCTGCGTGATGTCGAGACGTTCTCGTCGTGCGACGCGCTCGGCCTCCCGCCGCCCGAGCCGGGGAACGGGCCGGCGGAGACGGGGTTCTACCTGGTCACGAGTGATCCGCCGGAACACAGCCGGCGCCGCAGGTTGGCGCACAGGGCGTTCACTTCCGGCCGGATCGCTCGTTTCGAGCCGCAGATGCGGGCGATGTCCGTGGAGCTGATCGAGGGTCTGCGCGGGCGGGCAGAGGTCGACTTCGTGGCCGACTTCGCCGTCAAGCTGCCCATCGCCGTCATCAGCACTGTGTTGGGGGTCCCGGAAGCGGACACCGCTGCCATGCGGCGGCTCTCGGAGAAGGTGCTCTCCTTCCTCAACGAGGCCCCCGACCCGGTCGGCTTCATGCGGGCCTGCGAGGAGTTCGGTGCGCTCCTGGCGCCGGCGTTGGAGGCGGCGGCCGGTGTCGAGCAGGAGAGCACCATCCTGCACACGATCGCAGCGTCCGGGCTCGACGCTCAGGACGCCACCCGGTTCGTCATCGAGTTGCTGTTCGCCGGTAACGTCACGACCGCCGATGTCATCAGCAGCAGCACCAGGATGCTGGCCGAGGATCCGCGGCTGGCCGACCGGTTGCGGCAGGACCCGTCGCGGCTGACGACGTTCCTCGAGGAGTCGCTGCGCCTGGAATCGCCCGTTCAAGGGCTGTACCGGACCGCGACCCGTGACACCGAGCTCGGCGGCACGCCGATTCCGGCCGGCGCTCGCCTCCTGGTAAGTTTCGGCGCCGGCAATCGTGACCCGAAGCTCGCCGAGCGGCCCGACGAGATCGACCTCGATCGCGTTTCGCCCCACTCCCACCTCGCGTTCGGCCGGGGAGAGCACACGTGCCTGGGCCACGCACTCGCCCGTCTCGAGGCGCGCACCGCTCTGGAGGTGCTGCTGGGCACGGTACGACGCTTCGAGTTGGCGGTCCCACCGGACCAGCTCGACTACCAGCCCGACCTCCACGCCAGGCATCTGCGGTCCCTGCCGCTTCGTCTGTACTGGTCCTGA
- a CDS encoding iron-sulfur cluster-binding domain-containing protein, translated as MMHQLDAERGDYTLHYCARSRTHAAFVPELTDNPHTTFHFGDEDPAQILDVARDLGEPQPDTAVYVCGPAGFIDHVLGIAEAMGWPPQVLHKARFSNDGAAAQPDAGGSGGFTIRLASTGAEYAVPAGSSVLDILLENGIDAPHSCQLGICGECVVRVLAGDPDHRDDVLTADERAEGMFATCSSRALSPTLELEL; from the coding sequence ATGATGCACCAACTGGACGCCGAGCGCGGCGACTACACGCTGCACTACTGCGCCCGCAGCCGCACCCACGCGGCCTTTGTCCCGGAGCTGACCGACAACCCCCACACCACCTTCCACTTCGGCGACGAGGACCCCGCCCAGATCCTGGACGTGGCCCGTGACCTCGGCGAACCGCAACCGGACACAGCGGTCTACGTCTGCGGCCCGGCAGGCTTCATCGACCACGTACTGGGCATAGCCGAAGCCATGGGCTGGCCGCCGCAGGTCCTGCACAAGGCACGGTTCAGCAACGACGGCGCCGCCGCGCAACCCGACGCGGGCGGCTCGGGCGGCTTCACCATACGTCTGGCCTCCACGGGAGCCGAATACGCCGTTCCCGCCGGAAGCAGCGTGCTCGACATCCTGCTGGAGAACGGCATCGACGCACCGCACTCATGCCAGCTGGGCATCTGTGGTGAGTGCGTGGTGCGCGTGCTGGCGGGCGACCCCGATCACCGCGACGACGTGCTCACCGCGGACGAACGCGCCGAAGGCATGTTCGCCACCTGCTCGTCCCGCGCGCTCTCCCCCACCCTGGAGCTGGAACTGTGA